A single window of Nicotiana sylvestris chromosome 3, ASM39365v2, whole genome shotgun sequence DNA harbors:
- the LOC138887196 gene encoding interactor of constitutive active ROPs 5-like gives MSVSGELCLRADVRPNTTAFNKLKSELLHRDTRLREAMNVEKSLRLLFDKREEKLTNLRYEASQSLNYESYLEEQLQKKTEDLERLRSQVGQAKRERDELKARADAHTISEKGALAKASALEVQLRLARENSLVRTDMITNLESELMKIKAEVVDARAEAIMSRTKADKKVAVYLKDATNARVELRGDLDRRSRGQGICLVQNSKEDPRGDPR, from the exons atgagcgtaagtggcgagctttgtTTAAGGGCAGATGTAAGGCCAAACACCACA GCTTTTAACAAActcaagtccgagctgctccatCGTGATACTAGGTTACGAGAAGCCATGAACgtggagaaatccctcaggcttctctTCGATAAACGGGAAGAAAAGTTGACAAACTTGCGGTATGAGGCGAGCCAAAGTCTGAACTACGAAAGCTACCTCGAGGAGCAG ttgcagaagAAGACAGAGGACCTGGAACGCCTTAGGAGCCAAGTTGGCCAAGCCAAACGTGAGCGTGATGAGTTAAAGGCTCGGGCGGACGCTCATACTATATCGGAGAAAGGTGCTTTGGCCAAAGCTTCTGCCCTCGAGGTTCAACTTCGCTTAGCTCGTGAGAACAGCTTGGTCCGAACGGATATGATTACAAATCTTGAGTCTGAGCTTATGAAGATAAAGGCCGAAGTTGTGGATGCCCGGGCCGAAGCCAtaatgagccgaactaaggctgacaagaaagtggcggtctatttgaaggatgctacCAATGCTCGAGTTGAGCTGAGAGGGGATCTTGACCGTAGGAGCAGGGGGCAAGGAATATGCTTGGTACAAAACTCGAAggaagaccctcgaggagatccacgcTAG